Genomic DNA from Lactuca sativa cultivar Salinas chromosome 8, Lsat_Salinas_v11, whole genome shotgun sequence:
TGTATGACTGCTTTTGTTGGTATTGTACCACTATCTGCTATACAAAGATCTCCAGTCTTTTCTTGGTGTTGTGCTCCAGTTGAACTCATAACGAACTTAATTAAGATATATGTGATTTCCAGCTGTTTAATCACCTTGATTAGAGTTTTCGTGCTAATAACATGTTATAAATTCgtcataattaaaacaaaattaataaaactaaactaaaaccttaagaaaaaacatttaacaaaaaaGGTCATTTAGATTAGACGATTTTGTAAATGTAGTTTGTGAAATCGTCTAAAGTGAAGAATTGAgaaaaaaacacatttttgaaaTGGTTgcttttttagtttaatttgttagttttatatgtCTTTTGAGTTTTCTACATCTTTTCGATGCATCAACATATTCAAAAGTTTCAACCTATAAAAAGTAGGTTATTTAGCCCGTCATACCTCACcaagggtgagcatttggaccgaatCCGACCGGAACCAGTTTGATATGATTATATTGAATATAGACTAGACCTATTTAGACATACTGGTTTTTCAGTGTTGGACCGGTAAAACGTTCCTTGTGTATGGTACAAGTCGTTGAAGCAGTAGTGAAAGTTAGTTTTTTTATGTCAAAGTTAATTTTGTTAGggattgtaactcattgaatatggaacaaaaaaaatgaaattatagcATAAATTAAAGTACAAACTTTAAATTAAATGCTGAAAAATATCTCATATCAATATAATTTTtcaaacgaatgagttatgtgaATTAAATTTTTTCACAAAATATACATAAATGTTGAAATGctgaaaaacaataaaaatcgGGAACCGGTAAAAAACAAAATAAGTTGAGTGAGATTTCATGTACCGAGAACCGATCTGATTGTACAAAACCGACACAGGTGTCTGTCCAGATGCCCAACGCTACACCTCACACCCACACATACCATCGCCCCCACACATAATACATATCCCTACTCACTCTACCCCCACCCCACATATATCCAACACCTACACTCACATCCACAAGTGCATGCCCACACCAACAAGCCCATCTCGATGTCGAGGCACACCCCACTCCACCTCATACCTACACACCGAATGCCCACCCTAACCCCATCAACCATTACACCAATCCCCATAGCTACATACAACTCCGCCTCAGCTTACCCACCATACCCAAACCCTAAAACCGACACCCGCCCACCCTTACCCCTACCCCCACACCACGATACCACACCTATAACTATACCCACACATCCCACCCCATAGCCACACCTTCCTTACACCTGTACCCGCACCCACACCCAAAACAATTTGTACATCTACACGTACAAAGACACAAATATATACCCACCCCACCACACCTTACACCCACACACACTCATCCATGTCATATTATATAATTTACTCTCCaattgtttttataaatattcaaacCAAACAAAAATGAGATTTCACTCCATGTCATCAAATGCTAGTAACGGctaatttctttttgttttatttttatatataaaatttacaTATAAATACTACCACCAACCATTTCTTTTTAACATCCAAAAAAATATTTCCTATTACCCCAAGTTGTTAAATTTACATGAAGCTATAGTCCTAAATGAAGGTCAAATATTTGAAGTTAACGTACATCCAATCACACATCTTTAATTAAACAGAAATAAGAAATAAATATATAACTTAGCTAGTACCTTATTAGTATATAATGTATCAAATGTGGACATGTTGGTGTCCAAAAGACACTTAATAAGTTCAACATTTTGACCCTCGCTCATTATTTTCACTACTGTATATACTTACAATAAAGGTCGTGTCATTTACATAAATATATTTTGAGAACTTCATCATATATCATCAAATAAAATGTGCACTTCCAACTCAAATGCAATGAAGTTATAAGCTAGAACAAGATCAAATCTTAATCTAGACATAATATCAAGTTATCAACCGCAGATTCACTATACCAAAAATTAGCATCAAAAATCCTGAAATACTAAAAAGGGAACAGAGGTAACTAGTgttttttgagatttcatgagaaGTTGATGACACAGGCTGCAGAGCTCTTTTTAATCATTCCCAAATCCTTTTTGACCTTTGTTTTCCTATTCAAATCCTGTAGACAAGACTCAGACCACACAATATTAACCCTCTCCAAAACACACGCATTCTGCAAAACACATTTTAGGAAACATATTTCTGAATTATAACCATGAAACTTCTTCAAGGTCACTGTCTTGAGGCAATTCGAGATGCATGTAGGTATCGAAGACCAAATTGAATTGTTCACCCCAAGGTGCTTGTTGTGCATGAATCCCtacaaaacaattttagaaaactttttgttaatatcatcatcatccttttgaagttttaattttgagaatAGTGTAATTAATCCACCTCTAAGAAACAAATAGATTGTAGAACTCGACAGAAGGAAAGCAAAACCATATGCTTTATCCCAATCTCTGTAGTCAGCTCTAAATTGTTCAAATTTCGGAACACCAGAAAACTGATATTACCTCCAAATAAAAGAGTCTTCGCATGGGAAAGAAAACACGCAAACACAAAAGTCAGGTTATACATGTTGGTACAAAGAGGTGAGATTTCCAATATATTCCATTTAAAATGTAGATTATATATATAATGCCAATTACCTCTATAGTTTCATCACATAACTTCAAAGACATGACACATTGTAGTTGTTTGAAAAGATAAATAGCTCGACATGCAACTATGTTTAGCCTCCCTCTAGGATTTGGAATGTTAATGAACGATTTGACCAAAGATGGTGTGTTATTCAAGATAATATTGTTAGATAGAAATCCGGTATATTCAAAATCTGTAAGATTTGTAGCATCAATCTTGATGTCACAACCTCTCTCTCTAGGATCATTGAATCCACATAAACGTACCACTTGGTCATGTATTTTCAATCTCTTTAAAGTGGAACTGGAAATTGTAACGTTCTTCAAATTCATAAAGCAGCATTGAAATAAGACCAATTCTTCAAGAACCGGACACCCAGAGAAAAGCTTTTCAGTAAAATCATCATTTGGGAACTCAACGGATAGGTGTAAGGTTTTCAAACATGGAAAAGAAACATGAGATGCG
This window encodes:
- the LOC111893657 gene encoding F-box/LRR-repeat protein At3g58900-like, whose product is MSEHNEIEDIGDVVYDFSNLPDCILHHILSFMNTKEAVKTSILSTRWKNLWTFSPNIDFDDKLCATPRWRNTDLTSFVNFVENVIQNVLKIKKFRLSFRVFNNTSQIHSWISHAIMHNVQELDLSFYAIYPYVIPHAMFYSTSLVTLKIKMMSINIEHASHVSFPCLKTLHLSVEFPNDDFTEKLFSGCPVLEELVLFQCCFMNLKNVTISSSTLKRLKIHDQVVRLCGFNDPRERGCDIKIDATNLTDFEYTGFLSNNIILNNTPSLVKSFINIPNPRGRLNIVACRAIYLFKQLQCVMSLKLCDETIETLLFGGNISFLVFRNLNNLELTTEIGIKHMVLLSFCRVLQSICFLEGFMHNKHLGVNNSIWSSIPTCISNCLKTVTLKKFHGYNSEICFLKCVLQNACVLERVNIVWSESCLQDLNRKTKVKKDLGMIKKSSAACVINFS